In Aythya fuligula isolate bAytFul2 chromosome 25, bAytFul2.pri, whole genome shotgun sequence, the DNA window GGCTTGGGGACAGCTTCCTGCTGGGGCGAGGCTGCTCCTCATCCCAGGAGGGGACACAGGTCCCCCCCCATGCCAGCAGTGCTCCCAGGCACCACACAGCTCCGCTCCCTGCTTGCCCTGCCCGGGCTCTGCCTGCTCGCGGCGAGGTTTCCATCACCCCGTGCCAAGCGCAGGGGTCAGGGCGCCCGGCGGCACCACCCCGCTATTGTTCCCTCGGGCTCACGGGTGCAGCCGGGCACTCTGCAGACTGGGAACAGCGTTTGAGgcttcccccccccagcaggcagcagtggctgctCGGTGTTTATCCCATGGGACGCCGTCGGAGCGAGCAGGGGCCAGCTCTGACCCTACAGCAGCCGGCGTGACCCCAAGCAGCCGGCTCGCAGGGGACGCGGGCAGCCTCATGCCAGGAGTCATGGAAGTCAAAGACCCCAATCCCTCGATCCCAGGGAGCAAacgaggagaggagggagacagaaatcaagaaaacaaCTCTTTTGTCCCCAGACTGAGGTTTTACCTGGCCCTAGAAGGGAGCTCACCACCTGGAAGCACAGCGCCAGCagaggcagcggggccgggacccccTGCTTGATCCCCCTGGGGGATCTCCGCAGCTCCCCTTGCTGAGCAcgcagcagctgggtgctgaTTTTCCCCCAGGAAGCCTCCTTTGGCCCCCTCCTGACCATTTATTTCCTGGGAGGGGCCACACGCCAGCCTGATGCCCTGCAGGAGCTTCAGCTGTTTGCGGAGCGCTTCCCTCGGCTGCCGGTGCGAAcaaacagccagcagcagggggtGCTCAGCAGGaccagcagagcccccccccaaaaaaaaaaatgtcctgagGACCACACAGCCCCCACATAACAGTCCTCAAACCGGCCTCTGGTAACCAGAGATGGGCAATTTCCTcactttccctcctctccctcaccGAACACCAAATGGTTTGGTGCAAAACCTTGCAAATCGCCACGCCAGCCCCCGCTGCAGCCCCCgttcctgccccatccccatctctgGGGGTCCtgcggggctgccggggggcaCAGAGCCACCACGAgaccccctccccatccccagcgcCTGCCTCCACCTGGCTTGCTCAGGGCCACGCCGTCCCCAGGATGCCCCCAGCCTTGTGccagggggatttggggggagcAGAGCAACCCCAGCAGCACGGCTGCTCTGGGACAGCCCGAGGAGGCGAAAGGGAAGGGCGAGAGGAGGCTCTGGGCCATCGCACCCACCTCTGAGGACACCAGGAGCAGCGAGAGGTTCGCCGAGAGCCGCTCAGGGACGCCGTGGCACCGGGGGACCCCTCACCTCCCGGCACCGCCGCTGGGGTTGGGGTCTGCTGGCAGCATGGCCAGCCCCCCACGCAGCACCAGGCAGCGATCCGAGGTTTTGCCAGGCACAAAGCAGCTCCGCCGGGGCGCCTACAGCCTCTCCTCAGCCCTCTTCAGCTGCATTTCCACCGGGAGTGGCGTCCCCGAGGTTGTTAGCGCCGGGCAGATGTGTCCGTGCTAGGCGCAGGCACCTGGGCCAGGCGCGGGCCGACGCATGGTTTTCCCGATGCTTAATGACCATCTGCTTCGTCTCCGCTCTGCCCGCAGCCGTGGCTCCGGCTGGGGGCTGGGAATGTGTTGATAACGAGCTGGTCCAAACTGGTCTGCCCAGCCATGCGAACTCCGAGCGTAAAGCCGACTTTGTGACCTTGTAGGAGGAGATACGGGGGAGTAGGGAGACTCGGAGAGAGCTGGCCGAGCCAAACGTTAGGGGAGGAGGAGATAAATGGAAAAGCCTCAAGCTTGAAGCAGAGCAAAATCTTTCAGGGATCCCAAAcgagcagggatggggcagctcGTGGCCCGTCGGAGCCGGCTGCCTCTCAGCGCTGCTCCCACCGGGCAGATAACGCACAGCTGGTCGGTTAATTATAGTCTCTAATAGCTATGAATCAATTAACTAACTGGGTGGATCAATTAGCTCTCGGGGGTTTGGGAAAAAGACTACAGCAGCGTGGACAAATTGTGGGCAGCACATCACCCTCGGGAGGGGAAACGGCAGCTCCTCGGCTGGTGCACGTCTCTCCACCAGAGCCAGGTCCTCCTCCTGGTGACCCAGGTGTCCCCGAAGAGGAGGATAAATAAATAGCTCCGGGGACTCACGGGGTGGTGTCCCCTGGAAGAGCAGGCTGCCTCAGCCAGGATGAGCACCACAAAATTTGGCTCAGGATTCCTGTCGCTTGTCCAATCCCTTGCAGAGCTCCCAAGGCTTCTTCGTGgccattttccatctttctcaCTGAGTGATGTGGAAGGGGAGGACTGGGAAGACCGGAGCAGGGTCCAGCCTGGGCTCGATGCGCTCACCTCGTCCCAGTTTGGGCCGTGAACGTCCTGCCCCGCCGACAGTCATCAGTCACGGTGTTAGCGTAGCAGACACATAACCACAACGTGATTATATGAAGGTGCTTTATTCAGCGCTGGAAACCAGGGGCAGGTGCCCAAATCTGGCTTCAAATCCCATCACATCCCAACCGCAAATTTATATTCTTGGAGCTACATAAATTCATACATATTCATTTCCAGTTGCAGCATCAGCCTCAATGACTCCTCCCTTGACTCCTCCCTACTTGCACATGCGCAGCACCATCTGGTGGTCTTCCTGGTGGTCTTCCTGATGAAGTAAAGAGTCTTCCTCTCGGTTGAACTCTTCACCTTTCTTCTCTGCGCGTGCTCTTTCCAACCCTCCATGTGTTTTGCCACCTTCCAAGTTCTTAGCAATGGTCGAGATGTACCTGTCCATCCTCAGGATCTTTCTGTGAAGAATCTCAGGTCTCTTTATCAGATCAGGAGTTTATTGATAGCATTTGGCTATCTTCATTACCTGGGAAACACTACAACATTTGTCTAAAGACCGTGACTCCTTAGGAAGAAATAGTGCAGGATACTAAAATATGTGCTAATGCCAACAACGGCGAGCCTGGCACCTCGGCACCGCGGCACGGCGTCGTTTGATGTGTAACCACAGGGCCATAGGGATTTATAACCTGCTGTCAAGGAGGAAAGAGCCCGCAGATTGCAGCAGGGGTGCCTGCAGTTACAGCGAGCTCAGTGACAGTGCCAGGGTCGGACGAGAAACCTGGGTGGCTGCGAACACCATGGGCACTGCAGAAACACCAAAACGGATGcctttggaaggaaaatggtGGCGGTTCTGTGGTGGCAGATCCTGAGATGTGCTGAAAGGATTTCTCATCTCCTGAGAGCAGGAGGGTGCTGCACTGCAATATCCTCCTGGTCCTGCCGAGGGCACCATGActgtgccaggctgtgctgcGGCTTGGCCGAGCCAGGGCAGGGCACAAATCCCCGGTGCAGCGCTGATCCTACTGCTCCCTGTTTGCTCCAGGCAGGCAAAATCCCCCAATTCAGCACCGCACGTCGTGCCTTTCCCTCTGTCCTCCGTGGCCATCCCTCTGTCTGTAGCTGTGTGACTTCGGCTGCCGAGCTGAGCCTTTGGCTTCTGCCCTAAAGTGGCTGGACCCAAATTCACAAGGtttgcagccccagcagagacTGAACGGTGCCAGTCGCCTGCGTGGGCTGCTCGTGTCCCCCGCAACGAGGATGGCCCAAAGCCACTGCAAGTGCCCCAGAGGTGGGAAAGCTCCCCGCGGAGCTGGCAGACAACAAAGTTTTCCAAATCAGCTGCGAGGGCTGAAACAGCAGCTCCGGGAGTGGTGGAGCAGGCTTGTGAAAGGGCAGACCCCAGGGGCTAAGGAAAGCAGGGAGGAGTGGGAGGAGGCAGAACTGAGACTGCAGCGAACAAGCAGGGAGGAATGGAGAAGAAATTGGGAATTTTTACGAAGTGCCTGGCAGCACGGCAGAGCCAGAGGAGCCTGCACAAACCTGTGCCCAGCTACTGCGAAGCCTCAGGGACTACAGGCGCTGGTGATAACCCGCAGAAGCTGCGTGCAGGCAGCCGGGAGCTGGGCAGCTCAGCAAAGCCAACGAGAAGTTGTACAAAGCGACAGAAACCCACAGGGAGGGACGGAGGAAACGGGGAGAGATGTTTTCcaaacagcactgctggcacACCGTCCTGCCCACGCTCACGCCGAGCGGTGCCCTTTGGAGCGCAGCAGCCCGCGTTACAAAGCACGGCGGCCGTGCCTGGAAATTTCCCAGTCAGACACATTTCCAGCCCACGCAGCGTTTCAGGCAGCCCTCCTGGCTTTCGAcgcatttttctcttttcttatctCGCATCCTGCAGGCAGCGAGCCCCGGGGCAGCGGCATGGCCGCCCTTTATCACCCTGCTTCCCAGGCACCTCAATTGTCTGGTCCTGGCTCGGCCGGGAGGTGACAGCGTTCACCAGGCCCTAACTTTCCACAGCACAAACGCGTGGCCGGGGCCACCGCTGATTTTTGGGGCCACCGCTGATTTTCAGCTGCACCGGCACCACGCCAGAGCCAGGGTGGATGTGTCTGATCCCCAGCAGTACGTGTTTGTCAGCCACAAACAGGACACGTGCTTGGgcgaggcttttttttttttttttttttttgcctagtGGTGGAAGTGGTCATCGAGACCACTAGAAATTTGTAATTAGAAAAATCTATAGATAAGGAGGTCTGCTAGTGGGACGGGCCAGGCTGGGAGCGCAGCGCATCCTCGAGGAACGTCCTTGGGAGGTGCAGGTGAGGACCTGCGACGCGCTGAGAAGTCCTTGGTAAGTACAGAACAGAGAAACCACAGCACAAAACTACAATAACGAACGTGTTGTTTGGGAAAGCGAAATCTGCAGGCTGCTCCAGGTGGCAGCATCCTCCACCCCCTTATGTCTCTAATAAGGAACTACCTACCCAAAACAGAACCCCCCCTGCAAGTATTTCTCTACTCTGGCTGAACACGGGGGGCGGCTGCCCCGGTCCTGGAgctgagggcagcaggagggaggtgagagccaccagggcagagcccagcctggcagcagagctcgAGCCGGGCACGCTGTGGTGGCTCTGGGCTGCCAAAGCAACACGGGAGCCCCATGACGGGCAACCCTTGAGGCGCAGGAGCAGCCCTTTGAGGCACATCCCCTGAGGTGCAGCACCTTGAGGACCAGCCCTTGTGtcatacacaataaatgtttgttcatcgACTGCCCTCGCCCTTCGAGCAGAACTCCTTGTTCTTGTGACACAGGGGAACGGGAGGGGGGTTCTGTTTGAGCAGCGGGAGCTgcgaaagctccctgctgaaatAAGGAGCTGTGTAATGCTTGGCTAGACATTAtgaaattcttttgcttaatgtaacaaaacgagaaccccctccccttccctctttctgcatctcagttccctcttttgttcaaagacactgtcGCAAAGCTCGTGTAACCACCTCCTGATAAGTCcctaaactagtgtatcaacgTCCTGCCTCCCTGTCTCAGGCTGAGCcatgaccaaaaaaataaaaaagaaaagaagttgaaccacgACGCCGAGGAAGACcacggccttcatcttcacgaccaccagagggacagagacgaccccctagcacCAGTGCGCGCAGCCGCAGAACACACCAGGGTGTGCTGCGTAATCCTGGAAttaccaaaaatataaaaaaggaccctggcgggggtgaggtgcgcaCCGTTGGCggagcagagactccccagccacccagcgctgttttgcttgctgtttgcttCCTCAATATATTCCTTTATATGATTAATACAATGCTGAGAATTAATTAAGGGAGCAACATGTAACACTTGGAGGCACAGCCCCCTGAGGAGAAGCCCCCTTGAGGCACAGCCCCTTGAGGGGCAGCCCTTTGATGTGCAGCCCCTCGAGGTGCAGCCGGTTgaggtgcaggagcagcccttTGAGGCATGTCCCCTGAGGAGAAGCCCCTTgaggagcagccctgaggagcaggagcagccctttGAGGCACATCCTGAGGCTCAGTCCCACTGAGAAGCCCCCTGAAGCACATCCCCTGAGGAGAAGCCCCCTTGAGATGCAACCCTTTGATGTGCAGCCCCTTgaggtgcaggagcagcccttTGAGGTACATCCCCTCAGGTAAAGCCCCTTGAGGAGCAGCCCCTGAGGAGCAGGAACAGCCATTTGAGGCATGTCCCGAGACTCAGTCCCACTGAGGAGCAGCCCCTGAGGCGCAGGAGCAGCCCTTTGAGGCACGTCCCCTGAGGAGCAGCCCCTTGAGGAGCAGCCCCCTGAGGAGGCACCTCATGAGACTCAGTCcccctgaggaaaaaaaaaccttgaggagcctgagcaggagctgcaggagcagcccttcGAGGCACATCCCCTAAGACTCAGCCCCTAAGGAGCAGCCCCTGAGGCGCCGACAtttcccccccgcccccaagGACCCGCTCGAAGCCCCAGCACGCGGCCGCCATTGCGCATGCTccacccccctccctcccctcccgcccGCTCTTCCCGCGCACCGGAAGCGACGCCAGAGGGGGGCTGTGGCGGTGACGGTGACAAGATGGCGGCGAGCGGCgcggtggcggcgggcggcccGGCGGCCCCTCGGCAGGGCCTGGGCGGGTGGCTGAGGGGGCTGCTGCGCTTCGCCGCCGACAGGAACGACTTCCGAAGGTTGGTTTCGGCCGCGGGGGGGGGTCTtagaaggggaggaggggggaggagagagccCCCGTGAGGAGGCCCCCGTGAGGAGGCCCCGCGGGCTGCCCGTGCGCTGTCCCTCCCAGGAACCTGCTGCTCAACCTGGGGCTGTTCGCCGCCGGCGTCTGGGTGGCCCGCAACCTGACGGACATCGACCTCATGGCCCCGCAGCCCGCGGCGTAGCGGcggtgaggggctgggaggggtcAGGGGCCGGCTGAGGGGGGTTGGGAGGGGACCGaagggggttgggggggctgCAAGGGGGTTGGGGGTCGAAAGGGGTCGGGAGGGAGCTACAGGTGGTCCTTGGGGGGGCTGAAGGTGGTCGGGAGGGGGGCTAAAGGGGTtaggaggaggctgcagggggctgcatGGAGtcagggggctgggagggggctgtAAGGGGTCAGGGGCCAGCAGGGGGGTGAAGAGGAGcaaggagggagctgcaggtggcCGGGAGGGGGGCTGAAGGGTGTTGGGAGGAGATCGCTGAGGATCAGAGGGCcgggaggggctgcagggaggctgggaggggggttaggagctgggaaggggatCCCAGGGGAGTCAGGGGGGCCGGGAGGTCTTTGGGTCAGCACTTAGTTGCAAGGAGCAGACCCTGAGCCAGCCCCACTCGTGTGAAGCACCCTGACCCAACCTTGATTGTGCTTAATTACCCATCTAGGGAAGGATCAGACCTGCCCAGCCGAGGAGTTCGCCCTCCCCGTTCGCCAGGACCGCAGGCGCTGTGTGTAGCAGTTACAAGTTCTGATGCGCTCACGGGAGCGGCTCCCgttcttctctgcagagctcctaCTCCTACGTCCAACGTGTCCTGCTCAAAGCAATGACAACAGGGGGAAAAACTCAAGTATGGAAGAGAGAATTCCTGAGCAATTCATTCCGCAAGGAATTGAGAACAGTCTCCTCAAAGATGGGAAGCCCTCACACgcagaattttcttctgtatcaCCATCTAGATGCctaatttaatattaaagtatGTAGAATAATGACATGACCCAgtggaatttcatttttttaataagaaacttCAGCTTACAAAAACAAGGTGTAAAAAGAGTaaagatttacaaaaaaatcataaaaacatgatttataTTTCACACCCAAAAGACAAAGGAACAAGTCCAGTCCTGGGTTGTAAGCAGGACCCATCAGCTACttattcaaaggaaaaacaaaactgtaaaaagcCCTAGGTAAACTCTAACCACCGGAAGGTTTCATGGGTAATGTCTGGCTGAGATAAAGCTGGGATGTTTAAAAGAAttaggattcttttttttttttggggggggggaaaaagccATTTGGTGTTGCATAGCATTTTAATTCCGTGGCCTGAAAGCCCCAGGTGAGGCTGCCGGGAGCCGCAGGTGTGATTTCAGCAGGCAGGGGACACTGCAGCTCCAAGAAGCT includes these proteins:
- the TOMM6 gene encoding mitochondrial import receptor subunit TOM6 homolog — protein: MAASGAVAAGGPAAPRQGLGGWLRGLLRFAADRNDFRRNLLLNLGLFAAGVWVARNLTDIDLMAPQPAA